From Lolium perenne isolate Kyuss_39 chromosome 5, Kyuss_2.0, whole genome shotgun sequence, a single genomic window includes:
- the LOC127304495 gene encoding B3 domain-containing protein Os03g0212300-like: MAGPGGRRGGRGRGPGRPRGRGRGRRGGAARAPRSPSPASSSSSDEERCFEFLLRIDDDPLGIKRLPDKFAEFVDGVEPAHLQLREAGCNFCRWSVEVLFDGQGKMYLHTGWDKFARDLHLEPGCQLTFLYEGDGEMIVKVFDDTACRVHYPHTGESGSDTDS; this comes from the coding sequence atggccggtcccggtggccggcgaggcggtcgaggccgcggtcctgggcgcccccggggccggggaaggggccgccgcggtggagcagcaagggccccacggtcaccgtcacctgcatcctcctcgtcttcggatgaggaacgctgcttcgagttcctcctccgcatcgacgacgacccactcggcatcaagaggctaccggacaagttcgccgagttcgtcgacggcgtcgagccggcgcacttgcagctacgggaggcaggctgcaacttctgccgctggtccgtggaggtcctgttcgacgggcagggcaagatgtacctgcacacggggtgggacaagttcgcccgtgacctccacctcgagcccggctgccagctcaccttcctgtacgagggggacggcgagatgatcgtcaaggtgttcgacgacaccgcctgccgtgtgcactacccccacaccggcgaatccggctcggacaccgatagttag